A genome region from Paracoccus stylophorae includes the following:
- a CDS encoding 3-hydroxyacyl-CoA dehydrogenase NAD-binding domain-containing protein yields the protein MDERAIAILGSGLIGESWAGLFAGHGYEVRCWDIDPSVATRAVLGATKIASAIAGPARQAGRITSADDLSAALEDASWVQENIVERVPEKQSLYRQVLELAGPDLLIASSTSSLTWTDLTTGLAGPDRVLTAHPFNPPHLMPLVEIYAASTHAAQRADQFYRHLDREPVFLNRPAVGHIANRLSSALWREAVNIVAEGIADVEAVDCALVNGPGLRWSVIGAHMAYHLGGGEGGIRHYLEHLGPSQERRWADLGSPALTPEVVDKLIEGIEAEADGRSVQELVSERDDAIERILKALKQPMIE from the coding sequence ATGGATGAGCGGGCGATAGCGATCCTGGGAAGTGGGCTGATCGGTGAAAGCTGGGCCGGCTTGTTCGCCGGCCATGGATATGAGGTACGATGCTGGGACATCGACCCATCTGTGGCGACGCGCGCGGTGCTTGGCGCGACCAAGATCGCGTCTGCTATCGCCGGACCCGCCCGGCAAGCTGGTCGGATAACCAGTGCCGATGATCTCTCCGCAGCCCTCGAAGACGCCTCATGGGTGCAGGAAAACATCGTCGAACGTGTGCCCGAGAAGCAGAGCCTGTATCGACAGGTTCTGGAACTGGCGGGGCCAGATCTGCTGATCGCAAGTTCCACCTCGTCTCTCACCTGGACCGATCTGACAACCGGGCTGGCGGGACCTGACCGGGTCCTGACCGCGCACCCCTTTAATCCACCGCATCTCATGCCTTTGGTCGAGATTTACGCGGCCAGTACGCACGCGGCACAGCGTGCGGATCAATTCTATAGGCATCTGGACCGCGAGCCGGTGTTCCTCAACCGGCCAGCCGTGGGTCATATTGCCAATCGGCTGTCATCGGCGCTCTGGCGCGAGGCGGTGAACATCGTCGCCGAAGGTATCGCCGATGTCGAAGCTGTCGACTGCGCATTGGTGAACGGCCCTGGTCTGCGTTGGTCGGTGATCGGCGCGCACATGGCATATCATCTTGGCGGCGGCGAAGGCGGCATCCGCCACTACCTGGAGCACCTTGGCCCCAGCCAGGAGCGAAGATGGGCTGATCTTGGAAGTCCCGCGCTAACGCCAGAGGTGGTCGACAAGCTGATAGAGGGTATCGAAGCCGAGGCTGACGGGCGCTCGGTGCAGGAACTTGTCAGCGAGCGCGACGATGCGATCGAAAGGATCCTGAAGGCTTTGAAGCAGCCGATGATCGAATAG
- a CDS encoding acyclic terpene utilization AtuA family protein, with protein MKTVRIGTGAGFSGDRIQPAVQLAAEGNLDFLVFECLAERTIALAQLRRLNDPNAGYDPFLTERMTAVLPDCARTGVRIVSNMGAANPLAAGRETARIAKALGLSLKIAVITGDDILEAVRQGHAGPEASALYDHLGNRVISANAYIGAFPIAAALDEGADVVITGRAADPALFMGPLIHSFGWKPQQCELLGRGVLTGHLLECGAQVTGGYFADPGVKDVPALVDVGFPIGEVDETGGVVISKLEGTGGSVSPATVAEQLLYEVHDPTRYYQPDVIADFSKVEIMSVRENVIRLSGASGTKKTGMLKASVGYRDGFQGEGQISYAGPNAVRRAQLAGEIIETRLRRHDGYRDLRIDLIGINSVLGCDLSTGADPYEVRLRCTARADDKALAERVGREVEALYLNGPAGGGGATASTRETVAIAPVLVPETTIELITQWLEAP; from the coding sequence ATGAAGACTGTTCGCATCGGCACGGGGGCAGGATTCTCCGGCGACCGGATCCAGCCCGCAGTGCAATTAGCGGCTGAAGGCAATCTGGACTTTCTGGTGTTCGAGTGTTTGGCCGAGCGCACCATTGCGCTTGCTCAACTGCGCCGTCTCAATGATCCAAATGCAGGATACGACCCGTTTCTGACCGAGCGAATGACGGCGGTCCTGCCCGATTGCGCCCGGACAGGCGTTCGCATTGTCAGCAATATGGGGGCCGCAAACCCGTTGGCGGCCGGTCGAGAGACGGCGCGGATCGCGAAAGCCCTTGGCTTGTCGTTGAAAATCGCAGTGATCACGGGCGACGACATTCTTGAAGCCGTTCGACAAGGTCACGCAGGACCCGAAGCAAGCGCTCTTTACGACCATTTGGGTAATCGTGTGATCTCTGCCAATGCCTATATCGGCGCTTTCCCCATTGCCGCGGCGCTGGACGAGGGAGCCGACGTCGTCATCACGGGTCGTGCCGCGGACCCGGCGCTGTTCATGGGGCCTCTGATCCATAGCTTTGGCTGGAAGCCGCAGCAATGTGAGTTACTCGGGCGCGGGGTGCTCACTGGTCATCTGCTGGAATGCGGCGCGCAGGTCACCGGCGGCTACTTCGCAGATCCGGGCGTCAAGGACGTGCCGGCGCTGGTCGATGTTGGTTTCCCGATCGGAGAGGTCGATGAAACCGGTGGTGTGGTCATCAGCAAGCTGGAAGGCACCGGCGGCTCGGTCTCGCCTGCGACCGTTGCGGAGCAGCTTCTTTACGAGGTTCATGACCCCACGCGATACTATCAGCCCGATGTGATCGCGGATTTCTCGAAGGTAGAAATCATGAGCGTTCGCGAGAACGTCATCCGCCTCAGCGGAGCGTCAGGGACGAAGAAGACGGGGATGCTGAAAGCTTCTGTGGGCTATCGCGATGGTTTCCAGGGAGAGGGCCAGATTTCATATGCCGGTCCCAACGCTGTCCGACGGGCGCAGCTTGCGGGTGAGATCATTGAGACGAGGCTGCGAAGGCACGACGGTTACCGTGACCTGCGCATCGACCTGATCGGGATCAATTCCGTTCTGGGATGTGACCTGTCCACCGGCGCGGACCCATACGAGGTCCGTCTTCGCTGCACGGCGCGCGCCGACGACAAAGCCTTGGCGGAACGTGTCGGTCGCGAGGTCGAGGCGCTTTATCTCAACGGTCCCGCTGGCGGCGGCGGCGCCACGGCAAGTACCCGCGAGACCGTTGCGATTGCGCCGGTTCTGGTGCCCGAGACCACGATCGAACTCATCACGCAATGGCTGGAGGCGCCGTGA
- a CDS encoding TRAP transporter permease, whose translation MVIREKLTTGVAVLLGLFVLYTAGAGPFESLQQRGIFLALTLILGFLTYPLGMATRWRAAGAVIDLLLCTLSVVACAYVVINYQRIMGELPYATTLDKALTAALVIAILEIGRRAVGLIFPILVLVGLAYALFGQHLPGKFAHRGFDAEFVTETILLGDLGVWGMLLGVAATVIAAFVLFGSMLLHTGGGEGFMDLSLRLGGRSPGGAAKVATISSGLFGMVSGSAVANVATTGNFTIPMMKRLGYPAPFAAAVEAVASTGGQIAPPIMGAAAFIMAEIVGVSYLTIMKAAVLPALVFYLSAFITIHLVAVRRGFRLVPDDEMPSWAAVLHPRKLLPVVSAVGALMTAIFAGRSVTTSAFWGIVALIVVFVVTNGMRLGFRGVVEKLLEGLQDAGRGLVIIGVLLAGAQILVSMINLTGVGVTLSSAIVSVAGDNLVMVSAIVAIVCLIMGMGLPTTAAYVLVAATLVPAMVQGGASTLGAHMFVFYFATLSVITPPVCVAVFVASGIAQTNWLPAAIQAVRLAAVIYAVPFMILIYPGMVGQGSWLDFIDAALSSAVLVCAVPALLSSFPMTGQRLLDSALYLIAIALALWTFSVAPFIAAAILVVGYLGGRRARTRAAI comes from the coding sequence ATGGTGATCCGCGAAAAGCTGACAACGGGTGTGGCGGTCCTGCTGGGGCTTTTCGTGCTGTATACGGCGGGCGCCGGTCCGTTCGAGAGCCTTCAGCAGCGCGGAATATTCCTCGCGCTGACACTTATCCTGGGATTTTTGACTTATCCCTTGGGTATGGCGACGCGCTGGCGTGCGGCAGGCGCAGTGATCGACCTGCTGTTATGTACGCTCAGCGTTGTGGCCTGCGCCTATGTTGTCATCAATTACCAGCGTATCATGGGCGAACTGCCGTATGCGACGACGCTGGACAAGGCGCTGACGGCGGCACTGGTCATTGCCATTCTTGAGATCGGACGCCGCGCTGTCGGCCTTATCTTTCCGATCCTCGTCCTTGTCGGCCTGGCATACGCGCTTTTCGGGCAGCATCTGCCGGGCAAGTTCGCGCATCGCGGATTTGACGCCGAGTTTGTGACCGAGACGATTCTGCTTGGTGATCTTGGGGTCTGGGGGATGCTGCTTGGCGTCGCCGCCACCGTCATCGCGGCGTTCGTTCTGTTCGGATCAATGCTTCTTCATACCGGCGGGGGCGAGGGGTTCATGGATCTTTCCCTTCGGCTTGGCGGGCGCAGTCCTGGAGGTGCGGCGAAAGTTGCGACGATTTCTTCGGGCCTGTTCGGAATGGTCAGCGGCAGTGCGGTGGCCAATGTGGCGACAACCGGCAACTTCACCATCCCGATGATGAAGAGGCTTGGCTATCCGGCGCCCTTCGCCGCTGCGGTCGAGGCTGTCGCCTCCACGGGCGGACAGATCGCGCCACCGATCATGGGGGCCGCTGCCTTCATCATGGCAGAAATTGTTGGCGTCAGCTATTTGACGATCATGAAGGCCGCAGTGTTACCTGCGCTGGTCTTCTATCTGTCAGCCTTCATCACCATTCACCTTGTCGCGGTCCGGCGCGGATTCCGTCTTGTGCCCGATGACGAGATGCCAAGCTGGGCCGCCGTTTTGCACCCGCGCAAGCTGTTGCCGGTGGTGTCTGCTGTCGGCGCGCTGATGACTGCCATATTTGCCGGACGATCCGTAACGACCTCGGCCTTCTGGGGCATTGTCGCGCTTATCGTCGTCTTTGTCGTGACGAACGGCATGCGGCTTGGCTTTCGCGGTGTCGTGGAAAAGCTGCTCGAAGGGCTGCAGGATGCCGGCCGCGGGCTGGTCATCATTGGCGTGCTGCTGGCAGGAGCACAGATCCTTGTGTCGATGATCAACCTCACCGGCGTCGGCGTTACGCTGAGTTCGGCGATCGTTTCGGTCGCTGGCGACAACCTTGTGATGGTATCAGCGATCGTCGCCATCGTTTGCCTGATCATGGGCATGGGCCTGCCAACCACAGCGGCATATGTGCTGGTTGCCGCAACCTTGGTTCCAGCGATGGTGCAGGGCGGGGCATCGACGCTGGGCGCCCACATGTTCGTCTTCTATTTTGCGACGCTGTCGGTGATCACGCCGCCCGTCTGCGTGGCGGTCTTTGTCGCCTCTGGCATCGCCCAGACCAACTGGCTGCCGGCCGCGATCCAAGCCGTCAGATTGGCCGCGGTGATTTATGCGGTGCCATTCATGATTCTCATCTATCCCGGCATGGTCGGTCAGGGCAGCTGGCTTGACTTCATTGATGCAGCACTCTCTTCGGCCGTTCTCGTCTGTGCCGTGCCAGCCCTGCTGTCTTCCTTTCCAATGACGGGCCAGCGCCTGCTGGACAGCGCACTGTACCTGATCGCCATCGCACTGGCGCTGTGGACGTTCAGCGTGGCGCCCTTCATCGCCGCGGCGATTCTTGTGGTCGGTTATCTCGGCGGCAGGCGAGCGCGCACAAGGGCCGCAATATGA
- a CDS encoding TAXI family TRAP transporter solute-binding subunit: protein MTIQLSTSALGIALAIALAGPAVAEEKLLIGSTSASSSQYGYFVAVGQIVNAKVPDVTSTVVETGATLDNLRRMERNQVDFGLITTNVLHHAVNGTAEFDGKAKQYPLLWVYSPAPQNVVVRQDSGITDMAGMTGKRINPGIRGSATESTTEQVLAAIGVEPEYVRGSTTDVVDLIKDNRLSGYVKSGAGMRPDASTLDIATFTPISILGLTADQRKIIETELTDLSVVDIPENPDNGIPAYSTWSFALGVASRPELSEETAYQIVKAVMEDKTAQSGALAELKGVNLADVTLKYGTTPLHPGAARWFTENGYEIPDALKPVAP from the coding sequence TTGACCATTCAGCTCTCAACTTCCGCACTGGGAATAGCGTTGGCAATCGCGCTGGCAGGCCCGGCCGTAGCAGAGGAAAAGCTGCTGATCGGCTCGACCTCGGCATCGTCAAGCCAGTACGGCTACTTCGTTGCGGTTGGCCAGATCGTGAACGCCAAGGTTCCCGACGTCACGTCGACCGTCGTTGAGACCGGCGCAACGCTGGATAACCTGCGCCGGATGGAGCGTAATCAGGTCGACTTCGGACTGATCACCACCAACGTGCTGCATCATGCCGTGAACGGCACGGCGGAATTCGACGGCAAAGCAAAGCAGTATCCGCTGCTCTGGGTCTATTCGCCGGCACCCCAGAACGTCGTGGTCCGGCAGGATTCTGGTATCACCGACATGGCCGGGATGACCGGCAAGCGGATTAACCCTGGCATCCGCGGATCGGCCACAGAAAGCACGACCGAACAGGTTCTGGCGGCGATCGGGGTCGAACCTGAATATGTGCGCGGCTCGACAACGGACGTTGTCGATCTGATCAAGGACAACCGGCTGAGTGGGTATGTGAAGTCCGGTGCCGGCATGCGTCCTGACGCATCGACGCTGGACATCGCGACCTTCACGCCGATTTCGATCCTCGGCCTGACCGCCGATCAAAGGAAAATCATCGAGACAGAACTGACTGACTTGTCCGTCGTCGACATCCCTGAAAACCCCGATAACGGCATTCCCGCCTATAGTACTTGGAGCTTTGCGCTTGGTGTCGCCTCACGCCCGGAACTGAGCGAGGAGACCGCCTATCAGATCGTCAAGGCCGTGATGGAAGACAAAACTGCCCAGTCAGGTGCTCTGGCCGAGTTGAAAGGCGTCAACCTGGCGGACGTGACCCTGAAATACGGCACCACTCCTCTCCATCCGGGTGCCGCGCGGTGGTTCACCGAAAATGGCTACGAGATACCAGACGCACTAAAGCCGGTTGCGCCATAA
- a CDS encoding LysR family transcriptional regulator translates to MVRRHNLDLDDLQIFTMLARKLNFRATAEEAGLSAPALTRLIARLEDRVGARLFDRTSRRVELTPQGHAFHSMTARLLVQAEMTLGSFDQYLRAEHGRLSVTGLPSITSGILPCVIRDFISRYPGVQVILRDGLAQDIAQMVVDGEADIALTIPEPARPSDLTFVPLLKDEFVALSTPEDAMIADGPITWAELLALPFVTMPHATSVRTLIEAIAQKEGLVVTPRFEAAHLATVGALVAQGLGVTAVPALTLPAMGQPQLQRHALIDPVQTREIGLLSPAHKTRPPAVEKFVAMLIAHCRKLQRPVP, encoded by the coding sequence ATGGTGCGCCGGCATAACCTCGACCTCGACGACCTTCAGATCTTCACGATGCTGGCCCGAAAGCTGAACTTTCGCGCCACTGCCGAAGAGGCCGGATTATCGGCGCCTGCTTTGACGCGTTTGATTGCGCGCCTCGAAGATCGCGTCGGTGCCCGCCTGTTTGATCGCACCTCGCGACGCGTCGAACTGACGCCGCAAGGGCACGCGTTCCACAGTATGACGGCGCGACTGCTGGTTCAGGCGGAAATGACTTTGGGAAGTTTTGACCAATATCTCCGTGCAGAGCATGGGCGGCTTTCGGTCACAGGACTGCCATCGATCACCTCGGGCATCCTGCCTTGTGTGATCCGCGACTTCATTTCCCGATATCCTGGGGTCCAGGTGATCCTGCGCGACGGTCTGGCGCAGGACATCGCACAGATGGTGGTGGACGGAGAGGCGGACATCGCGCTGACGATACCGGAGCCCGCGCGGCCATCAGACTTGACCTTCGTGCCTTTGCTGAAGGACGAGTTCGTGGCGCTATCGACGCCAGAGGATGCGATGATTGCTGATGGTCCGATTACGTGGGCGGAATTGCTTGCTCTGCCTTTTGTCACCATGCCCCACGCGACAAGCGTGCGCACACTGATCGAGGCAATCGCACAGAAAGAGGGGCTGGTGGTAACCCCTCGTTTCGAAGCTGCCCACTTGGCAACGGTCGGCGCCCTTGTCGCGCAAGGTTTGGGGGTCACCGCCGTACCCGCCCTGACGCTTCCCGCGATGGGCCAGCCGCAATTGCAGCGGCATGCGTTGATCGACCCTGTCCAGACGCGGGAAATCGGCTTGCTGTCACCCGCCCACAAGACGCGCCCGCCAGCCGTTGAAAAATTCGTCGCGATGCTGATTGCACACTGCCGGAAGTTGCAGCGCCCGGTTCCATAG
- a CDS encoding SDR family oxidoreductase — translation MENVSGKIIAITGGSSGLGAEAARHLVNAGARVVLGARRMDRLEAIADELGREHVAVRKLDVTDREDVKAFVDFVVETFGRVDVLINNAGIMPLSPLEMGRVDEWDQAIDVNIKGVLYGIHAALPHFKAQKGGQFINVSSVAGHRVGKGNAVYASPLEA, via the coding sequence ATGGAAAACGTCAGCGGAAAGATCATCGCAATTACGGGCGGCAGCTCCGGTCTCGGCGCCGAGGCTGCCCGCCACCTCGTGAACGCTGGAGCCAGAGTCGTCCTCGGCGCGCGCCGGATGGATCGTCTCGAAGCGATCGCCGATGAGCTCGGCCGGGAACACGTCGCCGTTCGCAAGCTCGATGTCACCGATCGGGAGGACGTGAAGGCATTCGTCGATTTTGTCGTCGAGACTTTTGGCAGGGTCGATGTCCTGATCAACAATGCCGGCATCATGCCGCTTTCGCCGCTGGAGATGGGGCGGGTGGACGAATGGGATCAGGCAATCGACGTCAACATCAAGGGCGTGCTCTACGGCATCCATGCCGCGCTGCCCCACTTCAAGGCGCAGAAGGGCGGCCAGTTCATCAACGTCTCCTCCGTCGCGGGGCACCGGGTCGGGAAAGGCAACGCGGTCTACGCGAGCCCTTTGGAAGCCTGA